The window CCGCGACGACGGCGGTGGGGTTCTGGTCGGCGCCGGTCGGGACGACCGACGTCGCCGTCGGCGACGGCTGGGCCCGCACCCTCGGCTACGGCCCCGACGAGCTTCCCGGTGGGCTAGCGACGTTCGAACGGCTGGTGCATCCCGACGACGTCGAGCGGGTCACGTCGAAACTCCGTGCGTTCCTTCGGTCCCCCCACGGGCGCTACCGGGCGGAGTACCGCCTGGTACGGCGCGACGGGGGCGTCACCCGCGTGCTGAGCCACGCGACGGTGGAGCACGACCCCGACGGCCGTCCGGTGGCGGTGCACGGGATCGACGTCGACGTCAGCGACCTGCACGACCTCAGCGAGCGGGTCGACACCCTGACCTACACCGACCCGCTCACGGGCCTCGCCAACCGCGCCGGGGTGCAGCGGGCGGTGGAGCGGCACCTGAAGCTCGATCCGAGCCGGGCGACCGGCACGGCGGTCGTGATGGTCGGCATCGACGGGTTCCGCGCGGTCAACGACTCGCTCGGGCACGACGCCGGCGACGAGGCCCTGGCGCAGGTCGCGACGCGCCTGTCGACCTACGCCGGGCTGTTCGAGGTCGTCGGTCGGCAGGCGGACGACCGCTTCGCGCTGACCCTGAGTTCGTGGGGGGACCTGAGCGACCTCGACGGGGAGCTCGAGGAGGTCCACGCCCTCTTCGACGCGCCGCTGTCGCTCACCGGACGCTCGGTGCCGGTCGACGTGAGCGTGGGCGTCGCGATCGCCGGGACCGACGGCGGCGACGCCGGCGAGCTGCTCGCGCACGCCGAGGTGGCGCTCCACGCCGCGAAGGATGCGGGGGGCGGCCGGACGGCGTACTACGCCGTCGACCTGGACCGGATCGCGGCGGAACGCATCGCCGTCCGCAGCGACCTGGCGCGCGCCCTCGCCGACGCGCACCTGCGCGCCGTGTACCAACCCCAACGCCACCTGACGAACGGTCGCATCTCCGGCTTCGAGGCGCTGGTGCGGTGGCGCCACCCGGAGCGCGGGGACGTCCCCCCGAGCCGGTTCGTGCCGGAGGCGGAACGCTCGGGCCAAATCGTGGCGCTCGGTCGGCAGGTGCGTCGCATGGCGCTGGCCCGCTGGCGGGCGTGGAGCGACGCCGGCCTGACGCCGGGCCGGGTGTCGGTCAACGTCTCGGCCCGCGAGATCGAGGAGCCCGGCTGGGCGCGGGGGCTCCTCGGCGACCTCCGCCGCGCGGGCGTGCCGCCCGAGGGGTTCGAGGTGGAGGTGACCGAAACGTCGGCGATGCGGGCGATGGAGGTCGCTCGGGACGCGCTGGATGCGGTCCGGGCGGCGGGCGTGCGGGTCGCGATCGACGACTTCGGGACCGGGTACGCGTCGCTCGCGCAGTTGCAGCGCCTCCCCGCGGACCGCCTGAAGCTCGACGTGAGTTTCGTGCGGCGCCTGGACGCCGACGGCACCGACGCCGACCGGGAGATGGTCCGCGCGATGGTGTCCCTCGCGCACGCCTTCGGGCTGGACGCGGTGGCGGAGGGGGTCGAGACCGAGGCGCAGGAGGCGTTCCTACGGGAGGTCGACTGCGACCTCGTGCAGGGCTGGCGGGTCGCGCGCCCCCTGGAGGCGGACGACGTTCCCGCGTGGTTGGTGGCGGACGCGGGGGGGACCCCGGACCCCGGTGGGGGCGGGCCCGGGGGCGCACCCTCCGCGGACGACGGCGCACCCCCCGCCGGCCCCCCGTCCTGAGCGACGCGCCTCACCAGCGGTGGTGCACCTGCGCGCGGATGCGTTCGTCGTACACGCGGCGGATCGTTGTCATCGCCGCGTCCGAGAGGGGCGGCAGGTCGGCCGCCGCCGCGTTCTCCTGCGCCTGACGGGGGCGCTTCGCGCCGGGAATGACGGTCGAGACGGCGTCGTGCATCAGGATCCAGCGCAGGGTGGTCTGCGCCAACGTCGCGCCCTCGGGCACGACCGCCGTCAGGTCGCGGGCGGCAGCGACGCCGACCTCGAAGTCGACGCCGGCGAACGTCTCGCCGACGTCGAACGCCTCGCCCGCGCGGTTGAAGTGCCGGTGGTCGTCCTCGGCGAAGGTCGAGGCCTCGGTGAACTTGCCGCTGAGCAGGCCCGACGCGAGGGGGACCCGCACGATCACGCCGACGTCGCGCGCCTGCGCGGCGGGGAACACCCGGTCGGCGGGCTTCTGCCGGAACGGGTTGAAGATGATCTGGAGCGACGCGACGACCGGCCGCTCCAGCGCGGCGAGCGCCTCGGTCTCGGTCTCGACCGACACCCCCGCCGCGCGGATGCGGCCCTCCGCCCGCATGCGTTCGAGGGCGTCGAACGCCGCGTCGCGTCGGTAGACCTCGGGTGGGGGGCAGTGCAGCTGC of the Trueperaceae bacterium genome contains:
- a CDS encoding EAL domain-containing protein; translated protein: MNALDAVWDALPVGVLVVDAAGVVRHANPAAELLLGCTRGAVGTPLVDLVRPAEDDAAQAGDAPFLPDVDAVVARRAWRGVRTIRAAGGARTAVFVRLLALPGDADGRVLVTLHDADAEVRLRQLDDLFEGLDVGVAWSDASGTTLAGMNRAYAAMQGTTPEALLGTPILERFPHERRSLVQARFDEADRTGVTTYDTERVRPDGTTVPTWTTVQRLDPSTGLHARYLATVQDLRCVRATEAELESERLRTALATATTAVGFWSAPVGTTDVAVGDGWARTLGYGPDELPGGLATFERLVHPDDVERVTSKLRAFLRSPHGRYRAEYRLVRRDGGVTRVLSHATVEHDPDGRPVAVHGIDVDVSDLHDLSERVDTLTYTDPLTGLANRAGVQRAVERHLKLDPSRATGTAVVMVGIDGFRAVNDSLGHDAGDEALAQVATRLSTYAGLFEVVGRQADDRFALTLSSWGDLSDLDGELEEVHALFDAPLSLTGRSVPVDVSVGVAIAGTDGGDAGELLAHAEVALHAAKDAGGGRTAYYAVDLDRIAAERIAVRSDLARALADAHLRAVYQPQRHLTNGRISGFEALVRWRHPERGDVPPSRFVPEAERSGQIVALGRQVRRMALARWRAWSDAGLTPGRVSVNVSAREIEEPGWARGLLGDLRRAGVPPEGFEVEVTETSAMRAMEVARDALDAVRAAGVRVAIDDFGTGYASLAQLQRLPADRLKLDVSFVRRLDADGTDADREMVRAMVSLAHAFGLDAVAEGVETEAQEAFLREVDCDLVQGWRVARPLEADDVPAWLVADAGGTPDPGGGGPGGAPSADDGAPPAGPPS
- a CDS encoding aldo/keto reductase, producing MQTRRLGSTGYEVSAVGFGAWAIGGAWGDVPEDDAIAALHAAIDAGVTFFDTADVYGDGRSERLIARVLADRDARERERIVVATKAGRRLDPHVADGYVYDELVRFVDRSRANLGVDTLDLLQLHCPPPEVYRRDAAFDALERMRAEGRIRAAGVSVETETEALAALERPVVASLQIIFNPFRQKPADRVFPAAQARDVGVIVRVPLASGLLSGKFTEASTFAEDDHRHFNRAGEAFDVGETFAGVDFEVGVAAARDLTAVVPEGATLAQTTLRWILMHDAVSTVIPGAKRPRQAQENAAAADLPPLSDAAMTTIRRVYDERIRAQVHHRW